The Kroppenstedtia pulmonis genome has a segment encoding these proteins:
- the blsG gene encoding arginine 2,3-aminomutase encodes MMNVDWDWNDWMQQFRNRIQTLEELKKHIHVSAEEEKAIKRSEGIYRWAITPYYASLMDPEDPNCPIRKQAIPSSEEFTKYEYSDVDPVGDTKYRVTNRVVHKYPDRIIMLITDTCPVYCRHCTRKYHTTDIDGTYFGESEANTYEADFEYIENHPEIRDVLLTGGDPLTYSNNKLEKIIQRLRAIPHVEIIRIGSRYPVLLPQRITKEFCEMLEKYHPIWLNTHFNHPKEVTEDSARAVDLLLRHGIPVQNQSVLLKGINDDLDTMKELMQELVKIRVRPYYLYHCDNVTGVSHFMTSLEKGLEIMKGLVGHTTGFATPNYIITTINGKIPIPIETIIDYSSDGLILKSYEDKETVLSYLTSEGQLSDTKIP; translated from the coding sequence ATGATGAATGTAGATTGGGATTGGAACGACTGGATGCAACAGTTTAGAAATCGAATTCAAACCTTAGAGGAGTTAAAAAAACATATTCATGTTTCCGCTGAAGAAGAAAAGGCGATTAAAAGAAGTGAAGGAATTTATCGATGGGCGATTACCCCGTATTATGCTTCCTTGATGGACCCGGAGGATCCGAACTGTCCGATAAGAAAACAGGCGATTCCTTCCTCAGAAGAATTTACGAAGTATGAATATTCCGATGTAGATCCGGTAGGGGATACAAAATACAGAGTAACCAATCGGGTTGTTCACAAGTATCCCGACAGGATCATCATGTTAATAACGGATACTTGTCCCGTTTATTGCAGACATTGTACTCGAAAATATCACACAACGGATATTGATGGCACCTATTTTGGAGAAAGTGAAGCGAATACTTATGAAGCGGATTTTGAGTATATTGAGAACCATCCTGAAATCCGAGATGTTTTATTGACCGGAGGGGATCCTTTAACCTATTCCAATAATAAATTGGAAAAAATAATACAGAGACTGAGAGCAATCCCCCATGTAGAAATTATTCGCATAGGATCTCGATACCCTGTTCTATTACCACAAAGAATTACAAAAGAGTTTTGTGAAATGCTGGAGAAATACCATCCGATTTGGTTAAATACTCACTTTAATCATCCGAAAGAAGTAACGGAGGATTCAGCCAGAGCCGTTGATTTATTGCTTAGACACGGGATTCCTGTTCAAAATCAAAGTGTTCTTTTAAAAGGAATTAATGATGATCTAGACACGATGAAAGAATTGATGCAAGAGTTAGTCAAAATACGTGTAAGACCATATTATTTATACCATTGTGATAATGTGACCGGAGTATCACATTTCATGACATCCTTGGAAAAAGGACTGGAGATTATGAAAGGTCTTGTAGGACATACTACAGGATTTGCAACGCCAAACTACATTATCACTACAATAAATGGTAAAATACCGATTCCTATTGAAACCATTATTGATTACAGTTCTGATGGATTGATTTTGAAAAGTTATGAGGATAAAGAGACTGTTCTTTCCTATTTAACATCTGAAGGTCAACTGAGTGATACAAAGATCCCTTGA
- a CDS encoding MFS transporter, which translates to MKMKLKGLWLHRDFRNLWFGQTIAMFGSHITLLAFPLLAALYLDATPFQMGVLYAVEFLPVIVIGLHAGVWVDMKPKRPMLITVDILRALFIFMIPVAMYFDFLRIELLYVVVFLIGVNTVFSDIGQLSYLPFIIKKEELIEGNSKMEFSSSSASIVGQSLGGALIQAFTAPMAVIITACTFLSSALFLTRIKKKEPPIQKVDKKEEKILGQIAEGLKFVTKNKVIRGLTISAMIFNFFTVLMEPIFILYVSRGLGLPPVYIGLIFAMSGVGALLGAFIAETMTKKLGIGPCIVISLIIAGIATLMIPLATLLPMYLSIALLIFVQIVDSSMVIVHNINQRSLRVSITPDNLMGRMNASIRFCIMGTVPLGALIGGALGSWIGTLETLIVGALGILLAAIYLAMSSIRSIQHLPKNPAQEEVNV; encoded by the coding sequence ATGAAAATGAAACTCAAGGGACTATGGTTACACAGAGACTTTAGGAATTTATGGTTTGGACAAACAATCGCAATGTTTGGCAGTCACATTACACTTCTAGCCTTTCCATTATTGGCAGCACTCTATTTAGATGCAACACCATTTCAGATGGGAGTTTTGTACGCAGTAGAATTTCTACCTGTTATCGTAATCGGGCTGCATGCTGGGGTTTGGGTAGATATGAAACCAAAAAGACCGATGTTAATAACGGTGGATATCTTAAGAGCCCTCTTTATATTTATGATCCCAGTCGCTATGTATTTTGACTTTTTAAGAATTGAATTGCTGTATGTTGTAGTTTTTCTAATCGGAGTTAATACTGTTTTTTCCGATATAGGACAACTATCCTACCTTCCCTTTATTATTAAGAAGGAAGAGCTTATTGAGGGTAACAGTAAAATGGAATTTAGTAGCTCAAGCGCGTCAATCGTGGGGCAAAGTTTAGGTGGGGCTTTGATTCAAGCATTCACAGCCCCGATGGCGGTTATTATAACAGCATGTACATTTCTCTCTTCCGCTTTATTTCTAACTAGGATTAAGAAAAAGGAACCGCCTATTCAAAAAGTGGACAAAAAAGAAGAAAAGATCTTGGGACAGATCGCAGAAGGCCTTAAGTTTGTTACTAAAAACAAGGTTATCAGAGGATTAACGATTAGCGCGATGATCTTTAACTTCTTTACCGTATTAATGGAGCCTATCTTTATTCTCTATGTCTCACGAGGATTAGGCCTTCCCCCGGTATATATTGGGCTGATCTTTGCAATGTCGGGAGTAGGCGCTCTTTTGGGAGCGTTTATAGCCGAAACGATGACAAAAAAGCTGGGAATTGGGCCCTGTATTGTGATCTCCCTAATTATCGCAGGAATAGCAACGTTAATGATTCCTTTAGCTACTCTTTTACCCATGTATTTATCCATTGCCCTATTGATTTTTGTACAGATTGTGGATTCGAGTATGGTCATCGTTCATAACATCAATCAAAGAAGTTTAAGGGTATCCATTACTCCGGATAATTTAATGGGCCGTATGAATGCCTCTATCCGATTTTGTATCATGGGAACAGTTCCATTGGGAGCGTTGATCGGTGGGGCCTTGGGTAGCTGGATTGGAACGCTAGAAACATTAATTGTTGGTGCTTTGGGTATTCTATTAGCGGCTATCTATCTTGCAATGTCTTCTATTCGCTCAATTCAACATTTGCCTAAAAATCCTGCCCAAGAAGAAGTGAATGTATAG